A portion of the Dissulfuribacter thermophilus genome contains these proteins:
- a CDS encoding permease codes for MNWRREFPIIFLGIGTFLVFYWLPGGDGFLRAVNQGVLLVHDYAKEHVIFCLIPAFFIAGAIEVFVSDESILKFLGPKAPKFASYGVAAVSGTILAVCSCTILPLFAGIYNMGAGIGPATTFLYSGPAINILAIILSARVLGFDIGLGRAIGAIVASLFVGLSMAALFKESDAKRLGQMACPDNLNSRPIYETISVIATLVLILIFATWGSGAGIWNDIFKMKWYITGGLGILLGIELSLFHGIRSLFVIMLGIVVAFVAFFTHSPELSFGIGTIGLSIVLYFAGGLPRQWFESSYILARKILPLLFLGVFFAGIFLGRPGDDAGIISKEYVASLVGTNSLFSNLFASVMGALMYFATLTEVPIIQGLLHSGMAVGPALALLLAGPAVSLPNMMVIRSVMGTKKTIAYVTLVIVFATITGEIFGSFEF; via the coding sequence ATGAACTGGCGTAGAGAATTTCCCATCATCTTTTTAGGTATAGGCACGTTTTTAGTATTTTACTGGCTCCCAGGAGGTGATGGTTTTCTCAGGGCTGTAAATCAAGGTGTGCTGCTTGTCCACGATTATGCAAAAGAACACGTGATCTTTTGTCTGATTCCAGCCTTTTTTATAGCAGGTGCAATAGAAGTATTTGTCTCAGATGAGTCTATACTCAAGTTCCTAGGACCCAAGGCCCCAAAGTTCGCCTCCTATGGGGTGGCAGCGGTGTCTGGGACAATACTTGCAGTCTGTTCCTGTACAATACTCCCGCTTTTTGCTGGAATCTACAATATGGGGGCTGGAATAGGGCCAGCCACAACCTTTTTGTACTCAGGACCCGCCATAAATATCCTTGCCATCATACTGTCTGCAAGGGTTCTAGGGTTTGACATAGGATTGGGGAGGGCAATTGGGGCCATTGTTGCAAGTTTATTTGTGGGACTCTCGATGGCAGCCCTTTTTAAAGAGAGCGATGCAAAAAGGCTAGGCCAAATGGCTTGCCCTGATAATTTAAATAGTCGTCCCATTTATGAGACCATTTCAGTCATAGCAACCCTTGTGCTCATACTTATCTTTGCCACATGGGGTAGTGGAGCAGGGATTTGGAACGATATTTTTAAAATGAAATGGTACATAACAGGGGGACTTGGGATATTACTCGGCATAGAACTGTCTTTATTCCACGGCATAAGATCTCTCTTTGTAATAATGCTTGGTATAGTTGTGGCTTTTGTAGCGTTTTTTACCCATTCTCCTGAACTTTCTTTTGGTATAGGTACTATTGGGCTTTCCATTGTACTTTATTTTGCTGGCGGCCTTCCAAGGCAGTGGTTTGAATCCTCGTACATACTTGCTCGAAAGATCCTCCCACTTCTATTCCTTGGAGTATTCTTTGCTGGTATTTTCCTAGGGCGTCCTGGAGATGATGCTGGGATCATAAGTAAAGAATACGTGGCCTCTCTTGTGGGGACAAACTCACTTTTTTCAAATCTGTTTGCCTCTGTAATGGGTGCCCTAATGTATTTTGCAACGCTTACTGAAGTTCCGATAATTCAAGGGCTCTTACATTCTGGTATGGCCGTGGGTCCTGCCCTTGCACTCCTTCTGGCTGGGCCTGCTGTGTCACTTCCAAATATGATGGTAATTAGAAGCGTTATGGGTACTAAAAAGACTATTGCCTATGTGACCCTCGTAATAGTGTTTGCCACCATTACAGGTGAGATATTTGGAAGTTTTGAGTTTTGA
- a CDS encoding SDH family Clp fold serine proteinase — translation MNGLDIFWFFFMAAALQPVFRQKMLEAARQRAIQRIEKMRNSRVILLVHRQETMSLLGFPVMKFIDINDSEQVIRAIHMTDSDVPIDLILHTPGGLVLASLQIARAVKNHKAKVTAFVPHYAMSGGTLIALAADEIVMDRHAVLGPVDPQLNNLPAASIVEVVKKKPINEVDDQSIIMADMAEKALKQMKASVLELLKGRYDDKKAEELSMIMTQGKWTHDHPITFEEAKELGLNVREDMPDEVYQLMSLYPQPVRREPAVEFLPIPRKSGTKG, via the coding sequence ATGAACGGACTTGACATTTTCTGGTTCTTTTTTATGGCAGCAGCCCTTCAGCCAGTGTTTAGGCAAAAGATGCTTGAAGCAGCTCGTCAGCGAGCCATTCAACGTATTGAAAAGATGCGAAATTCTCGTGTAATACTCCTTGTTCACCGACAGGAGACCATGAGCCTGCTTGGGTTTCCAGTGATGAAATTTATAGATATCAATGACTCAGAGCAGGTCATTCGTGCCATACACATGACCGATTCAGATGTGCCCATTGATTTAATCCTCCACACGCCAGGTGGACTCGTGCTGGCATCACTGCAGATTGCCCGCGCTGTAAAGAACCATAAGGCCAAGGTCACAGCCTTTGTACCCCATTATGCCATGAGTGGCGGGACCCTAATTGCCCTGGCAGCAGACGAGATCGTTATGGACAGACACGCAGTACTAGGGCCAGTAGATCCTCAATTGAATAATCTTCCTGCTGCATCGATCGTGGAAGTCGTTAAGAAAAAGCCAATTAATGAGGTAGATGACCAGAGTATCATAATGGCAGATATGGCTGAAAAGGCCCTTAAGCAAATGAAAGCATCGGTTTTAGAACTTTTGAAGGGCCGTTATGACGATAAGAAGGCCGAGGAACTGTCAATGATAATGACCCAGGGCAAATGGACCCATGATCATCCTATTACCTTTGAAGAGGCAAAAGAGCTAGGTCTGAATGTCCGAGAAGACATGCCAGACGAAGTCTATCAGCTCATGAGCCTTTATCCACAGCCTGTGCGCAGAGAACCGGCTGTAGAGTTTCTGCCCATTCCAAGAAAGAGTGGGACAAAAGGATAA
- a CDS encoding type 1 glutamine amidotransferase domain-containing protein has product MPENKNKRPRALIISADNFEDSELLVPYYRLKEAEVEVDVASMRTGKIKGKHGYEVEVNRELDDIDPKDYEILIIPGGKAPEKLRREGVAIEIVKSFFLQRKPVAAICHGPLLLVTAGVLKGRRATCYKSISAELEEAGAFYQDKEVVVDENLITSRQPSDLPKFLREIMKKI; this is encoded by the coding sequence ATGCCTGAAAACAAAAATAAACGGCCAAGGGCACTTATTATAAGTGCAGACAACTTTGAAGATTCAGAACTGCTCGTTCCATACTATAGATTAAAAGAGGCAGAGGTGGAGGTGGATGTCGCATCTATGAGAACAGGAAAGATAAAGGGTAAGCATGGATATGAGGTGGAGGTGAACAGAGAGTTAGATGACATTGACCCAAAAGACTATGAGATTTTAATAATTCCAGGTGGAAAGGCCCCAGAAAAACTGAGGCGGGAAGGAGTAGCTATTGAGATTGTAAAGTCCTTCTTCCTACAAAGAAAGCCAGTTGCAGCCATTTGCCATGGCCCCCTACTGCTCGTGACTGCTGGTGTTTTAAAGGGCAGACGTGCTACCTGTTATAAATCCATTTCCGCAGAATTAGAGGAGGCTGGTGCGTTTTATCAAGATAAAGAGGTGGTAGTCGATGAAAATCTCATTACCTCAAGACAACCATCAGATCTTCCCAAGTTTTTAAGGGAGATAATGAAAAAAATATAG
- a CDS encoding thioredoxin family protein, giving the protein MKIEVLGPGCLRCQNLEENVRQALKELGLDAKIEKVTDMSRIMGYGIISTPGLVVDGKVVGYGKLFSVEEIKRMLS; this is encoded by the coding sequence ATGAAAATTGAAGTATTGGGTCCAGGTTGTCTTAGGTGCCAAAATCTTGAGGAAAATGTAAGGCAAGCGCTCAAAGAGCTCGGTCTTGATGCCAAGATTGAGAAAGTTACAGACATGAGCCGTATTATGGGTTATGGCATAATTAGTACACCGGGTTTAGTTGTGGATGGTAAGGTGGTGGGCTATGGAAAGCTCTTTAGTGTAGAGGAGATAAAGAGAATGCTCTCTTAG
- a CDS encoding TVP38/TMEM64 family protein — protein MTKTKKRNIKIKIAVVAIIGTLIILFWYFDLRAYLTLDYIKASKEKLLTLYEQRPLFVISTYMAIYIVTTALSLPGATIITLAGAAIFGLLKGTLIVSFASTIGATLACAVSRFVLRDWVQAKIGPRLKKINDGIEKEGIFYLFTLRLVPLFPFWVINLAMGLTNIPLRTFYWVSQLGMLPGTIVYVNAGTELAKIESLGDIMSPRLIISFALLGLFPLIAKKVLTYIKNKRRT, from the coding sequence GTGACTAAAACGAAAAAAAGAAACATAAAAATTAAGATAGCAGTCGTCGCAATTATAGGTACGCTGATAATCCTATTTTGGTACTTTGATCTCAGGGCCTATCTTACTCTCGATTACATAAAGGCATCCAAAGAAAAATTACTCACTCTATACGAACAAAGACCATTATTTGTAATTTCCACCTATATGGCGATCTATATCGTGACTACTGCCCTTTCCCTTCCAGGGGCGACAATTATTACTCTTGCAGGGGCAGCGATATTTGGGCTCCTAAAGGGCACGTTAATCGTATCTTTTGCAAGTACCATTGGAGCAACACTTGCATGTGCTGTATCGCGTTTTGTGTTGAGGGACTGGGTCCAGGCAAAAATTGGCCCTCGGCTAAAAAAGATCAACGATGGCATTGAAAAAGAAGGGATTTTTTATCTCTTTACCCTTAGACTCGTTCCACTCTTCCCATTCTGGGTGATCAACCTTGCAATGGGGCTTACCAATATACCTTTAAGGACCTTCTACTGGGTCTCGCAGTTAGGCATGTTACCAGGGACCATAGTATACGTGAATGCAGGTACTGAGCTTGCAAAAATAGAATCCCTCGGGGACATCATGTCCCCAAGGCTGATCATATCCTTTGCCCTCCTAGGACTCTTTCCCCTTATTGCAAAAAAGGTTTTAACTTACATCAAAAACAAAAGAAGAACTTAA